GCGTTCCATATAGATTTCCATGAACTTCCGCCCACTCAATAAGCTCCCCGTTATCTCTCATCCTTTCAAACTCAGCCGGAGATATGAAAAAGTAATCTACACCGTTAATTTCCCCAATCCTAGGTTTTCTTGTAGTAACTGAAACAGAGTAAACTAGCTCTGGCAACGCTTTAAATAGCTCTCTCCTAAGCGTTCCCTTACCCGCCCCTGAGGGACCAGAGATAACGAAAAGCTTACCTCTACGTTGGTTCATCCTCCCTATCACTTTCCTCTATAACCCTATTTGCAACAGTCTCAGGTTGAATAGCAGATAATATTATATGATCACTATCGGTTATTATAACTGCTCTAGTCCTTCTACCACAAGTTGCATCTATAAGCTTTCCTCTCTCCCGAGCAGCTTCCTTCATTCGCTTTATGGGCGCTGATCCTGGACTAACTATCGCAACTATTCTATTAGCAACAACAACATTACCAAAACCCACATTTATAAGCTTTAATCCCATAAGCGAGATCACCTCACTCTATATTTTGAACCTGCTCTCTTATCCTCTCAAGCTCAGCCTTCATCTCAACCACAAGCTTCGAAATCTCAGCTTCTCCAGCTTTAGAGGACAAGGTATTTACCTCTCTTAACATCTCCTGAACAAGAAAATCCATCTTTCTTCCTACGGGGCTCCCCCCCATTAGCATCTCCCAAAATTGATTTAAATGACTTTTAAACCTAACTATCTCTTCCGTAGCGTCCCTTTTCTCCTGAAAAAGAGCTATCTCAGTAAGGAGCCTGTCCTCATTTACAGGTACATCGCATAATATTTCTCTAACCCTCTCTCTCAGCTTTTGTGGAATGGACTCCCTAAGCTCCAAGCACCTCCTTTCAACCTCCTCAGATAAAGAAAAAAGAACTTTTAAGCGCTTTTTAAGGTCTTCTGCTAAATATGCTCCTTCCCTCTCTTTCATCTCCATCATATTCTTAATGGCAGAATCCAAAGCTTCCTTAACCATAGGCCATATTTTCTCAACATCTTCTGTAATTTCCATTATCTCAAAAAGATCAGGAAATCTTAAGAGAAGATCAAGCCTTATCTCATCCAAAAGTTTAAGCTCATCCTTAAGCCTGTTGAGCATCTCATAATACTGCTTAGCTAACGATCTGTTTAAGATTATTTCAGGTACGTACCTCTCAGTATAGCGAAAGCTAACAAGAACGTTAATCTTGCCTCTGTTAATTTTCCCTCTTATATATTCTCTTATCTTAAGCTCAAGGGCAAGAAGATTCTTGGAAAGCTTGACCATTATTTCACAAAAGCGATGATTTACCGAAGATATTTCCACTAAGCACTTTAATCCATTCCCCTCGCTTTCACCTCTACCATAGCCAGTCATGCTGAGCAAAGCAGGCTTATCCCCCAGTTTAAAACCACCTCTCCATAGCTTGATATAGCTCTTCGATATTATACTTCTTCAAAGCAGATATATAAACTACTTTATCCTCAAATCTCTCCTTAAGCCTGTTCTTTAAGGCCTCAAGCTCATCTGAAGAAAGCTTATCTATCTTATTAAAGACCATTATAGTGGGCTTATCCAAGCTCTTTAGGCTTTTAAGAACAGCGTTAACCGCATCTATCTGTTCAAGAAAATTATAAGAGGATATATCGACCACATGAAGCAAACCATCAGATTCCCTTACCTCTTCAAGAGTAGCTCTAAAGGCCGCTACAAGATGATGCGGAAGCTTTCTTATGAATCCCACAGTATCCGTCAAAAGAATCTCTCGTCCCGATGGCAGATATACCTTCCTTGTCAACGGATCAAGAGTTGCAAAAAGCTTATCCTCCACATATACGTCTTCACCACTTAAAGTAGAAAGAAGCGTCGACTTACCAGCATTGGTATAACCTACAATAGAAACTTGAAAGGCTCCGACTCTTTTTCTTCTCTTCCTCTGTATATCTCTCCTCTCTCTTATTTCTTCAAGCTTTTCTCTTAGATGAGCTATCCTTTCTTTTATTCTACTTCGCTCCGCTTCGATCTCCGGTTCTCCAGGTCCCCTAGTTCCCACTCCTCCCCCAAGCCTCGAAAGCTCCTTTCCTCTCCCTCTAAGCCTTGTTAACTCATAAGTTAGCTGAGCAAGCTCCACCTGAAGTTTTGCCTCAGCAGTACGAGCTCTCCTTGCGAATATCTCAATTATAAGCTGAGTTCTATCCATAACCTTAACCCCAAGAGCTTCCTCAAGATTAACCTGTTGACGAGGAGTTAGATCATCGTTAAAGACCACCATATCGACCTTTAAATCCTCAACAAGTTTCTTAAGCTCTTCAACCTTCCCCCTACCTAAAAGAAAAGCCGGATCAGGACTTCTTTTCTGTGTTAAAACCGCTACCGTTTCCCCACCCAATGTTCTAAAAAGCTCTCTTAATTCCTCTAACTGTTGATCTATTTCAAGGGGATTAGAGAAAGGAAGTATAAGAGAGACTAATACTCCTCTCATATTTCACCCTTTAAAAGCATAAGTATATTTTCTCTAAGATCATTAGTAAAAGCTTTGATCTCTTCCCTAATGCTTTTTCCTCCTCTCCCTTTAAAATATAAAACCTTACCAAAGGAGACTTTAATCTTAGTAGGCCTAGGAAAGTATTGCCCTTTAGGCATAGCTTCAAAGCTTCCTTTAAC
This DNA window, taken from Synergistota bacterium, encodes the following:
- a CDS encoding DUF370 domain-containing protein, with protein sequence MGLKLINVGFGNVVVANRIVAIVSPGSAPIKRMKEAARERGKLIDATCGRRTRAVIITDSDHIILSAIQPETVANRVIEESDREDEPT
- a CDS encoding YicC family protein — translated: MTGYGRGESEGNGLKCLVEISSVNHRFCEIMVKLSKNLLALELKIREYIRGKINRGKINVLVSFRYTERYVPEIILNRSLAKQYYEMLNRLKDELKLLDEIRLDLLLRFPDLFEIMEITEDVEKIWPMVKEALDSAIKNMMEMKEREGAYLAEDLKKRLKVLFSLSEEVERRCLELRESIPQKLRERVREILCDVPVNEDRLLTEIALFQEKRDATEEIVRFKSHLNQFWEMLMGGSPVGRKMDFLVQEMLREVNTLSSKAGEAEISKLVVEMKAELERIREQVQNIE
- the hflX gene encoding GTPase HflX — encoded protein: MRGVLVSLILPFSNPLEIDQQLEELRELFRTLGGETVAVLTQKRSPDPAFLLGRGKVEELKKLVEDLKVDMVVFNDDLTPRQQVNLEEALGVKVMDRTQLIIEIFARRARTAEAKLQVELAQLTYELTRLRGRGKELSRLGGGVGTRGPGEPEIEAERSRIKERIAHLREKLEEIRERRDIQRKRRKRVGAFQVSIVGYTNAGKSTLLSTLSGEDVYVEDKLFATLDPLTRKVYLPSGREILLTDTVGFIRKLPHHLVAAFRATLEEVRESDGLLHVVDISSYNFLEQIDAVNAVLKSLKSLDKPTIMVFNKIDKLSSDELEALKNRLKERFEDKVVYISALKKYNIEELYQAMERWF